TAGTGGTTCAAGCATTGGTAACCTTACATTTAGAACACTGCAATGCAACCTAAGTGGAGCCCATCCTTTAGTTGGTTTGAAAGTTCAAGATGGATCAGAATGCAGTGGCCAGGTTGCTGAGTAGGACACATGGCTGTGTACAATACACCTTTATTAAAGCATATCAAAAGAAAACCATTTCTACTATACAAATTACTGACTTACTTTTACAAATACACACCCAAACACATCTTTTATACAAATGGTAGCTGTGGCTTGAAATTaatgcttgacaaataaataattattacatGCAGGCTTGgttttcttcatttaaaaaaaaaacaagtaactGAGATGCCACTTACCCAAGTTTTGGATGATTTGAACGAATAAGGATTCGACGAGCTTCATGAGGATAATGTTTACTAAAATATCTGAAAGAGGCACAAAAATATTGTTCATAATCATTGCACTGCAGTTAACTGCTCTGCAGTGtattaaactaaattaaaatgtTAACATTCGCACTACCTTGAAGACAAGTTAGCATATCTGATTTGAACAAAATAGTCATAACATGTCTTCCATTAACAGCAATAAATACATAGCCAATGTAATCTATAGAACTTTAAATCATGGAAAAGCATACTTATATACTTTATACTTACAGAAGATTAGTTAATCCTAGCATTCCCATTCCTCTGAAGTCTGTTTTAGGATCATCACCTTGGAAACCAATATCACACCACTGCTTTGTGATTCTGGCCTTCAGTTTTTCATGGGGCATTAACAAATTCCAGAGCTGCACAAATATGCTTCTATTAATTATACTTCTAAGATCATTTTAAGTAATTTTAACTTGTATCAAATAAATTGATGCAATGTctactttaaaaagcaaaatcgtATCATTTTAAGTACACACACAAAACAATCATAGAAACATTACCATAAGGTCTACTTATAGTAGTAGCCTGTCATACCTACAAATCAACTGTTGTACCTGTGCCAACTGCTGTACCATTTTCTCATTCACCATAAAACATCACTcacatatttatttactttactaATTATACGTTATCCATCTTACAACGATGAGAACTGAGGGACAATACAACATGGGCTTTGGGGAACCAACAAGGACTTTGTAATAGTTGTACTTCCTAAGTAGCATCAGTTTTCTTGTATTTTAAtttgtcttatttttcttttttaagtgtaATGTTAACAATTCGCAAGAACCTTGCCTTGCAGGCTGGAATGTAAAAAGCTTTTTACCTCAGTAAATGGATCCTGATGATGCTGATTGTACAATGATACATTTAAACATATTCCTCTCACTGGACATAGCATGCCCAACCTGCCATTCTTGCAAAACAGAAAGCTGTTTCACGCAATAGGAAAGAGCTGAAGATAAGCTGAGCTCATGGAGGCACATGTAGGGGAAGCTGAGAAAATTGCAGGCGCTTTCACATTGAGCAAAACCACTTCTTACATCACCCAAGGGCTGGGACAAGGGATGTTTTAAGCACAAAACCAGCCCCCTAGAATGGCTTTGATTGGGGTGGGTCCTCAGTTAACAACTGGCAGAATTTGTTTAATAATGCAATGAGGTTTGTTGGGACTATGGTTACTAAGCAATGTAGTCACATAATATCTTGTTTTATGACCGCATTGCTTAGTCCCaactgtggtaagttgaggactatttgtagtaAAGGTAATATGTTATCAGACATGTATTTTTGTTCCTGTTATGACAaacttccccccttcttttttgttCACAAATCAATTGttttataaaatgtaataaaaaaacccTGGGACTTGAAATTTCCCGCCAGCTTTCCCACTGTCATCCATCCAAGTAAACCAGATAGGAAACAGGCAAGATGAACTAGTTCTACTTGACtgtaaagttacattaacagaattttgcaaaacGGAAGAAACAAGCTTCACTTTTACCTGTCTGGTCCATTAGAGTGGATCCTTCCTAAGTTTCATTCTCTGCTGGCTTTCCCTTTCCTGTCTAATCATTCCCTAGGCAGCTTCTCATCAGTTTCTCCAAGGTCATTCATACATTCCATTACACCCACTGACTTCATTGTGAGAAGCTGGCTTCTATTCAATTATTTGATATTTAAAAATGTCCTTACACTAGAACCACCATATATATACATGGTACATAGTCCAATATCTAATTATGTTAAGTACtttttattgttctagacaagTTGGTAAATCAATTTTATTAAATGATAGTGTGTGTTAATAACTCTAGAATATACTGTACCCATATATCTTTCCCCTCTTTATTAATTCTTTCTATGTTGTCATTACTAACAAGAAATGTTGAGATTTATAGTAAATCTTATAtatcattatttcatttaattccaTGATTTTTATGTTACAATTTAAATTGCTTAATTATATAATACAGAAGTCTTAAAATGTTCACCTCCATTAATTGCTCTTCATGTTCTTTATTGTCTGAATTATATGCTTGTTTTTTGAGATCTTCCACTGCCAAACAGAGCTTCTTGTAGCCCGATATTTGGAGCAAAGATGATTGTAGCTTTGAAGCAAatctaaaataaatagaaaattcagAGAGGTCCAAGTAACATGTGATGCAATGTGAAATGATGTTCAACTGCAAAACAAATAGAACTAACAAAACCAAATATTCTACATCAGAAGTGAAATATCTAACTTTGATTTTATAAATACCATGTAACAGACGTACCCTATATCTTTctgtactttaatttttttttcttctattatgCACGCAACACATTTTTCCACTTCATCTTCAGTAGTGTTCAAAGCATATTGCAAGGACTAACAGAACAAagtagaaaattaaattaaaattaaacaataaTATATATTGGTAAGTTGTATTTAAAGTCTCAGAAAATATCTGAATATCATCAAAAGTTTCCGTAGATTATAATGGTCATGAATTTTAAGTACTGGTTCAATTGGAAATTTTGACCATAAATTTGTGCATAAATTAATGCGTATAAACAAACACTCCAAACAAAAGCAGGTTTTGAAATAGTACACCATCTTTTAGTCTGAAGCAAGTGTTCAGCTTGTATAAAATCTACCTTGGGACACCTTCTCTTCCTGAACAGTaggaatttttctttttcctgatgaCAGTTGCCAATTTTGTTGCCAAAGCTGATTTTGGCAAGGGTGCTTCCTGAATTTATATGGGAGTACTTAGAATGACCCATGATGGCTTTTGGACGAACATGGACCCTCCTGGTAAGGGGAGTCAAAGATTCCAGTTCCCTTTGGGAGTGGTTGGAAAGCCACTGGGCATATTCTTCCTCTTGGCAGTTCATTTTCTTAAGCATGTTTGGGTTTTAACTTCACTTTTTGAATCCTCTGTGTACTCTgctttttatctttaaaagttGACTGGTTGGCTAAATGCCTATTTATTTTAAGCCCCtgctggattcttttttaaaatttatgtagtggttttaatattttttgcttttccaCAAGGAGACACAGCATGTCTTTGGATAGTGAAAGTGTTTTTACttgatttacatttttattggtCATTCACTACAGGGATTTTGTATTTTATCAATTTACAAATGTTTGGAGTTTATCtttcttaatctttcttttaatcttGGATTGAATAGCCAGATAATATGTTCCCTGCTCTTTtgcagttttcttcttctactttgtGACATAGGCTAAACTAAGTATGAGTGATTGGGTCAAAAATACCAATAAGCTTCTTTGGATGAGATAATGTAACAATAATAATCAATACAGTTTTTCAATTGGAATGAAAAACATCAGAAGTTGCTAAAAAGTACTTTACTTTCCAATTATTTACATTTCCAATGTAATTTGACACATTGTTCTTTGACAATTTTACAGTTAAGTACCAACCCGAAGTTACTGGTGGACATGTAAGAGAGCTAGGAATTATTGGAATCAAATATGTATTCTTATTCAGAGAATTTTAAACATTGAATGTACAAATGAAGCCAAGGGATTTTCTTTAGGTTTAATGGAGGCAAATAAAAATAGACTTTAGTTTTTACATATGATAACAGCAGCAAGGCTTCTTTAAGTACAGCAATGGAAACACTCACAAGTAcctacaatggaagaatggatggtgaGACtaatggagttggcagagatggcAAATCAACTGCTTTGATTGGAGAAAAACTTTGTCTAACTTCATCTCTACTGGGAAAACTTAGCCTTTTTGcgtgaaatggaaagaaaagaaaatttaactTCAGTATCTGGTGACTAGATCTTTACAAGCATAGAAAGTAAAGTGACTTGAGATTAGAAAGGCACTCTTATTGCAGAAAACCCCTTCCAGGGAGGTAGACTGGAAACAAAATGGCAAAACCTCTGACTATTtctcaaatgaataaatattgaaaaatgcAATGTTTTGAAGGACGATGTACTCTATTGCTAAAGCAGTATTTTAGACATTACATATGTTGAAAACTGATTTTGAAATGCAAGTTAAAAACCAATTTTGATGGTTCTTTTCTCATAAGAAAAGCGGGCAAAAAGCACTTTGTACACAGAATGTATATCATACCTTATGCTTTGATGATTCCAGTGAATATTCTGCAATGATAAGTGTTATATTATTAAAACTCTTCATGAAATCCCAAATATCATTTCTTATGTTTACAAACACTAAATTAGTGAACATTATTCTGATACTAACTAGCCTTGTGATATTTTTATaactcagcaaaaaaaaaatgctaatgaATACTCAGGAAACTACAGGTTtgcttattgtttattattttgaaCCATGAACTGTTGTTTGTTCTGAAAGCAACTAGCAGTGACCAGTTTGCATAACATACCAAAATAAATTGTAGCAACAATTGTCATAGTGTGAGAGTCACCTTTACTCATTACATGAGTTTTGTACATGCCATGTTACCAGTATGGAATGTTTTAGCATTATATTATTAATAAGCTGGGCTATCATCAATAGAGCTAATTAGATGCAAAAGATGAGAAGGAATTGGAAGCCTAGGAAAGCAATGAAAGCACTAATATAAGTCTATGAAAAGCAGAAGCTAGGACTTAAAAGAAATAACTCAaattaaacaaaacaagaaaTGGGAATAATAGTTCCAAATTCAAAAAAACTAAGAAGAGATAAAAGTTAGGGAAAAAGAGTCTAACAAAAAAAGCATAGAAGGATAAACCCCTTAGCCGTTTGTGTAGCACCCCTTTGAGAGAAATAGGCAGTTTAGAAACAGGAAATgtaaatacaggtgaaactcgaaaaattagaatattgtgcaaaagttcatttatttcagtaaagcaacttaaaaggtgaaactaatatatgagatagactcattacatgtaaagcaagatagttcaagccctgatttgtcataattgtgattattatggcttacagctcatgaaaagcccaatctcagaaaattagaatattgtgaaaagtgcaatattctaggctcaaagtgtcccactctaatcagctaattaagccataacatctgcaaagggttcctgagcctttaaatggtctctcagtctggttcagtaggaatcaca
The DNA window shown above is from Thamnophis elegans isolate rThaEle1 chromosome 9, rThaEle1.pri, whole genome shotgun sequence and carries:
- the ELMOD2 gene encoding ELMO domain-containing protein 2, encoding MIIDLWRYFYTNIFRFWLKWILRLVTGKCELQRICNGTRKNAKRTLRIEYSLESSKHKSLQYALNTTEDEVEKCVACIIEEKKIKVQKDIGFASKLQSSLLQISGYKKLCLAVEDLKKQAYNSDNKEHEEQLMELWNLLMPHEKLKARITKQWCDIGFQGDDPKTDFRGMGMLGLTNLLYFSKHYPHEARRILIRSNHPKLGYSYAIVGINLTEMAYSLLIKGLLKSHFYNLVPGAPQLNDFHQFYCYLTYEFDNFWFEEKPESIMYFNQYREKFHDKIKRQLLDYDVVLALKTEN